Proteins found in one uncultured Desulfuromonas sp. genomic segment:
- a CDS encoding bacteriohemerythrin: MPFVTWNDDFLLHVAQFDKHHKHLVDLLNDTYEKFVNKTVDLSLEKLFDELIDYATYHFAAEEYWMQLKHYPGYEEHKKEHAYFTKRVVEMHHDFVAGNTSLGLEVLTFIKNWVANHILNSDAKYGRFINKR; encoded by the coding sequence ATGCCTTTTGTGACCTGGAATGATGATTTTCTTTTACATGTTGCTCAGTTTGATAAACACCACAAACATCTTGTGGACCTGCTGAACGACACCTATGAAAAATTTGTAAATAAAACCGTCGACCTCTCACTCGAAAAACTCTTTGATGAGTTGATCGACTACGCGACCTACCATTTCGCCGCCGAAGAATACTGGATGCAGCTAAAACACTATCCCGGCTATGAAGAGCACAAGAAAGAACATGCTTATTTTACGAAGCGGGTGGTCGAAATGCATCACGACTTTGTCGCGGGCAACACTTCTCTTGGGCTGGAAGTGCTCACCTTCATCAAAAACTGGGTAGCAAATCACATCTTGAACTCTGATGCCAAATATGGTCGCTTTATCAATAAGAGATGA
- a CDS encoding hemolysin family protein: MGLLILFTLILFNGMFAMAEIALVTARKTRLKRLAEAGDAKAAAALLLRRNPTRFLSTVQIGITAISIFSGIVGESALSGHFEILLRNVGFDQHASVVGATAIVVVSITYFSIVIGELVPKRLAQTNAEGIARVMARPVAVLAMLSRPFVYLLSVSTDGVLRLLGKEGHSSATLTEEDILAILLESSQTGVIEEQEHTLARNVFRLDDRQAVSLMTPRSEIVYLDMARPLEQSLDALMSSTHTRFPVCREGMDEVLGVVNASRLLKYHLEGNLQKPPKSDLTPAVYVPESLTGMKLLQRFQTSGVQMVFVVDEYGAILGLITLQDLFEALSGEFSPPNPHDVWAVRQKDGAWLLDGLIPIPELKDRLELKQVPDEEKRHYHTLSGMMMCLIGKVPRSGDVAEWQDWSLQVTALDGNRIDKVRAVLLTAGCKKRQ, from the coding sequence TTGGGCCTTCTCATCCTGTTCACGCTGATTTTATTCAATGGCATGTTTGCCATGGCGGAAATCGCTCTGGTCACTGCGCGAAAAACGCGCCTGAAGCGGCTGGCCGAAGCTGGCGACGCCAAGGCGGCAGCAGCGTTGCTCCTGCGCCGCAACCCCACCCGTTTTCTCTCCACAGTTCAAATTGGTATTACCGCTATCAGCATTTTCAGCGGCATTGTCGGTGAATCGGCCTTATCCGGCCATTTTGAAATCCTGTTGCGCAACGTGGGATTTGACCAACACGCCAGTGTTGTTGGCGCAACGGCAATTGTTGTGGTCAGCATTACCTACTTTTCTATTGTTATCGGCGAACTGGTGCCAAAGCGCCTGGCTCAAACCAACGCTGAGGGGATTGCCCGAGTCATGGCACGGCCTGTCGCTGTGCTGGCCATGCTGTCGCGTCCTTTTGTCTATCTGCTGTCCGTTTCTACCGACGGCGTTTTAAGGTTACTCGGTAAAGAGGGCCATAGCAGCGCCACCTTGACGGAAGAGGATATTCTGGCGATTCTGCTGGAGAGCTCACAAACCGGTGTCATTGAAGAGCAGGAACACACCCTGGCGCGCAATGTCTTTCGCCTTGATGACCGGCAGGCGGTTTCGCTGATGACGCCGCGTAGCGAGATCGTTTATCTGGACATGGCCCGCCCGCTTGAACAAAGCCTCGACGCCCTCATGTCATCGACTCACACCCGTTTTCCTGTCTGCCGGGAGGGCATGGATGAGGTGCTGGGTGTTGTCAACGCCAGCCGTTTGCTCAAATATCATCTTGAGGGCAATCTGCAAAAGCCGCCCAAAAGCGATCTGACACCAGCGGTTTATGTGCCGGAATCTCTGACCGGTATGAAGCTGCTGCAACGCTTCCAGACGTCCGGGGTGCAGATGGTTTTTGTTGTCGATGAATACGGCGCGATCCTCGGTCTGATTACCCTGCAAGATCTTTTTGAGGCGCTGTCCGGCGAATTTTCACCTCCGAATCCGCACGATGTCTGGGCGGTACGGCAAAAGGATGGGGCCTGGTTGCTGGATGGGCTGATCCCAATTCCAGAGCTCAAGGATCGTCTCGAACTCAAGCAGGTGCCGGATGAAGAAAAAAGGCACTATCATACCCTGAGCGGCATGATGATGTGCCTGATTGGCAAGGTCCCACGCAGCGGCGATGTGGCTGAATGGCAGGATTGGAGCCTGCAGGTCACAGCTCTTGACGGCAATCGGATTGACAAAGTCAGGGCGGTCCTCCTGACCGCTGGCTGTAAAAAACGGCAATGA
- a CDS encoding IS110 family transposase, giving the protein MESIYYIGLDVHKKSIAYCIKTESGKLVREGTIKAQRESLRQWLQELPAPWIGALEATIFTGWIYDFLKPHALELKVAHPQMLKAITAAKKKNDRADAETLADLLRVNLLPQCYMMPPELRELRRMLRYRNLVVSAATQMKNKMSGLLMEVGAPYSKRRLHGKKYFSELLEKVEDVPDSVKELLVLSRGNLELFTAVQKKLTKSLREEPLIQERVERLMSIPGVGEVMALTWVLEIGEPQRFKNARQAISYCGLCSAQKESAGKERRGPISKKRNKHLQTKLIEAAKLAPHWNPQLALIHDKELKKGNRNRATLAVARKLVEYMLAVERRGTPFKQEVSAKVA; this is encoded by the coding sequence ATGGAAAGTATTTATTACATCGGTTTGGACGTCCACAAAAAAAGCATCGCTTACTGCATTAAAACCGAGAGCGGGAAGCTCGTAAGAGAAGGGACGATCAAGGCGCAACGCGAATCATTGAGGCAATGGCTGCAGGAGTTGCCAGCTCCGTGGATAGGCGCGCTGGAAGCAACGATCTTCACCGGTTGGATCTACGACTTTCTCAAGCCGCATGCTCTTGAGTTGAAAGTAGCGCATCCGCAAATGCTCAAGGCAATCACGGCGGCCAAAAAGAAAAACGATCGCGCCGATGCGGAAACGCTCGCGGATTTGCTACGTGTCAATCTTCTGCCGCAATGTTACATGATGCCGCCGGAGTTACGAGAATTGCGGCGTATGCTGCGTTACAGAAATTTGGTCGTGAGCGCCGCAACGCAAATGAAGAACAAAATGTCCGGTTTGTTGATGGAGGTCGGTGCTCCATACAGCAAACGACGCTTGCATGGAAAGAAATATTTTTCCGAGTTGCTCGAAAAGGTAGAGGATGTTCCTGACTCGGTCAAGGAACTGTTGGTTTTGAGTCGCGGTAATTTGGAACTGTTTACAGCGGTTCAGAAGAAACTGACTAAATCGCTACGCGAAGAGCCCCTTATTCAGGAGCGTGTTGAACGTTTGATGAGTATTCCTGGTGTAGGTGAGGTCATGGCCCTGACCTGGGTTTTGGAGATCGGTGAGCCGCAACGTTTCAAAAATGCTCGGCAGGCCATCAGTTACTGTGGACTTTGCAGCGCTCAAAAAGAATCCGCAGGTAAAGAAAGACGAGGACCAATTTCAAAAAAACGCAACAAACACCTGCAAACAAAGCTGATTGAAGCGGCAAAGCTGGCTCCACATTGGAACCCCCAGCTTGCGCTGATCCACGATAAAGAACTTAAAAAAGGAAATCGCAACCGGGCGACCCTGGCTGTAGCACGTAAACTCGTTGAATATATGCTGGCGGTTGAGAGACGTGGCACTCCATTTAAACAGGAGGTCAGTGCCAAGGTTGCATGA
- a CDS encoding substrate-binding domain-containing protein yields the protein MKNVRHLLIALLFVVISFPGLALASDLYDENIIHQPKDGIIRLFGPGGPHSGYIKVAKAFEKATGHKVEVIFGPESRWSKDAQQRADIIFGSSEQSMIAYLENYRFVTSEMVQPLYIRPAVIVVQKGNPKNIQGFNDLLKPGMSVIVTEGKGVYNTSGTGVWEDVAGRLGSLNDVKTLRRNIASFEKGSGASFRAFKNLNADAWITWSHWPIDHADVADYVALEPQRQIYRVTNIAVSPQADPATWAFVTFLKSSKGAELFATEGWTR from the coding sequence ATGAAAAACGTACGCCATCTTCTTATCGCACTTTTGTTTGTCGTAATCAGTTTCCCAGGACTGGCTTTGGCCAGTGATCTTTATGATGAGAACATCATTCATCAGCCGAAAGACGGCATCATTCGCCTGTTTGGCCCAGGTGGCCCACATAGCGGCTATATCAAAGTAGCCAAAGCGTTTGAAAAGGCCACCGGCCACAAAGTCGAGGTTATCTTTGGCCCGGAAAGCCGCTGGTCAAAAGATGCCCAGCAGCGAGCCGACATTATTTTTGGCAGCTCTGAACAGTCGATGATCGCGTATCTGGAGAACTATCGGTTTGTTACCAGCGAGATGGTTCAGCCACTCTACATTCGCCCGGCGGTGATCGTTGTGCAAAAAGGCAATCCCAAAAATATTCAAGGTTTTAACGACCTGCTCAAGCCGGGCATGAGTGTTATTGTTACAGAAGGCAAAGGGGTGTACAACACCTCCGGTACCGGTGTCTGGGAAGATGTGGCCGGGCGGCTTGGTTCACTGAATGATGTCAAAACGCTGCGCCGCAATATTGCTTCGTTTGAAAAAGGCAGTGGTGCCAGCTTCCGTGCATTTAAAAATTTGAATGCCGATGCCTGGATCACCTGGAGTCATTGGCCAATTGATCATGCCGATGTCGCAGACTATGTTGCGCTGGAACCGCAGCGCCAAATTTACCGCGTGACTAATATTGCAGTGTCACCGCAGGCAGATCCAGCAACATGGGCGTTTGTTACCTTTTTGAAAAGTTCCAAAGGTGCCGAATTGTTTGCCACGGAAGGTTGGACAAGATAG
- a CDS encoding HAMP domain-containing sensor histidine kinase — MPESTTTTSPKKRLVFVAFIVVIVTSAILAALGYHYLTYRNALMQNAVIRSGQMSVRVCVDDLEQAILAEENRMILDVAVARSELLDAKRLARINQRYPMIDTLFLHPTLSSEARDNPLQAWLIRRVQQDVATRPTQPLKLRHLSGWLNDQPVQVGFVLLAGGSADSPGQYLIFTLDLHAIQTRLLSEHQQIHDHIVIRENVSSEHAGAEDPFVVEASFGQILPFWTLTSTIDNQGMTSRSRMEFVIYSTLIVFLFGLILLSVYFIWRQVHHEKKLSLVKSQMISHVSHELKTPLSLIRMYTETLLLGRVETPEKKESYYRIILGECDHLHLLINNTLDFSSIEKGMKEYHFKCGNLAEVLEHLVSQYHDYFTQQGFAVCVAIDNDIPNSFFDPLAINQVFGNLLDNAIKFSPDEKKIYLALSVKEGEMKVEVTDCGIGMRPDGVAAIFAPYTRLSSKFRGSGIGLSLVKHAVDAHGGTIQVLSKPGAGSTFIVTLPIREGADDA, encoded by the coding sequence ATGCCAGAATCGACTACCACCACATCACCTAAAAAACGACTGGTGTTTGTCGCCTTCATTGTGGTGATTGTCACTAGCGCGATTCTTGCGGCTTTGGGCTATCATTATCTTACCTATCGCAATGCTCTGATGCAGAATGCGGTGATTCGCAGCGGCCAGATGTCGGTACGCGTGTGTGTGGATGACCTTGAGCAGGCGATTCTCGCCGAAGAGAACAGAATGATTCTCGATGTCGCAGTCGCCCGTTCAGAGCTTTTGGATGCCAAGCGATTGGCACGTATCAATCAACGTTATCCGATGATTGATACGTTGTTTCTTCATCCAACACTAAGCTCTGAAGCCAGAGACAATCCGTTGCAGGCCTGGCTGATTCGGCGAGTTCAACAAGACGTGGCGACGCGGCCAACCCAGCCTTTGAAGCTGCGTCATCTCTCCGGTTGGCTTAACGACCAACCGGTCCAGGTCGGATTCGTTCTCCTGGCCGGTGGATCCGCAGACTCTCCGGGACAGTATCTGATCTTTACCCTTGATCTGCACGCTATCCAAACCCGCTTGTTGTCTGAGCATCAGCAGATCCATGACCACATTGTGATCCGGGAAAACGTTTCATCCGAGCACGCTGGTGCGGAAGATCCGTTTGTTGTTGAAGCCTCATTTGGTCAGATCCTTCCCTTTTGGACTCTTACCAGCACCATCGACAACCAGGGTATGACCAGTCGCTCCCGCATGGAATTCGTTATTTATTCCACCCTGATTGTTTTTCTGTTTGGCCTCATTTTGCTTAGCGTCTATTTCATCTGGCGGCAGGTTCATCACGAAAAGAAACTCTCCTTAGTGAAATCGCAGATGATTTCCCATGTTTCTCATGAGCTGAAGACACCGCTGTCGCTGATTCGCATGTACACCGAAACCCTGCTGCTTGGCCGGGTGGAAACGCCCGAAAAAAAGGAGAGCTATTATCGCATTATTCTTGGTGAATGCGACCATCTGCACCTTCTGATCAATAATACTCTGGATTTTTCCAGCATTGAAAAAGGGATGAAGGAGTACCATTTTAAATGCGGCAATCTCGCTGAAGTGCTAGAGCATCTTGTGTCGCAATATCATGATTACTTCACGCAACAAGGCTTCGCCGTGTGCGTTGCGATCGACAACGATATTCCGAACTCATTTTTTGATCCTCTAGCGATCAATCAAGTGTTTGGCAATCTGCTCGATAACGCCATAAAGTTCAGTCCTGACGAAAAAAAAATCTATCTGGCGCTGTCAGTAAAAGAGGGTGAGATGAAAGTCGAAGTCACGGATTGTGGCATAGGTATGCGTCCTGATGGTGTGGCAGCAATTTTTGCGCCCTATACGCGATTGTCCAGCAAGTTTCGTGGTTCAGGAATTGGCCTGTCGTTGGTAAAGCACGCCGTTGATGCCCATGGAGGAACCATTCAGGTTTTAAGCAAACCCGGCGCGGGGAGCACGTTTATTGTGACCTTGCCGATCAGGGAGGGAGCAGATGACGCTTAA